In the genome of Brachypodium distachyon strain Bd21 chromosome 3, Brachypodium_distachyon_v3.0, whole genome shotgun sequence, the window ATCTCTGCCAGCAACCTGTCTAGGACAACCAGATATCCATTCAGAAACATATTCAAGAGGAAGTACAGGCCACAGCTTGCCATAGTGCTCCTAATCCCTTTTTTCAACCAGCTTACTGGGATCAATGTGATGAACTTCTATGCACCAGTCATGTTCCGGACAATCGGCTTTCATGAGAGCGCATCCCTCTTGTCCTCGGTCGTCACGCGTCTCTGCGCAACATTTGCCAACATTGGAGCGATGATAGTGGTTGACAGGTTCGGGCGCAGGAAGCTCTTCATCGTCGGCGGTGTCCAGATGATCTTATCACAGCTTGCTGTTGGCGCAATCCTAGCTGCAGAGTTCAAGGACTATGGGCTGATGGACAAGAGCTATGCTTACCTTGTGTTGGTCACCATGTGTGTGTTTGTTGCAGGTTTTGCATGGTCATGGGGACCTCTCACTTTCCTGGTCCCTACTGAGATCTGCTCACTGGAGATCAGGTCAGCAGCGCAGAGTATTGTGGTTGCTGTGGTCTTCTTGATGACATTTGTGATTGGCCAGACATTTCTCGCGGTCCTCTGCCGCATCAAGTCCGGGACGTTCTTTGTCTTCGCCGCTTGGATTTGCCTGATGACGCTGCTGGTTTATTTGTTCCTGCCAGAGACAAAGAAGCTTCCCATGGAGCAGATGGAGCAGCTCTGGAGGAAGCACTGGTTCTGGAAAAAGATTGTTGCGGAGGAAGATGACAAAGAAGGTGTGGAAAATGAGAAGAAACAAGCAGGGTCAGTGGCCGCCTAGCGCCTTTCCAAATTGGAGTGTATTAAACCCGTAAAGAGAATACAGGACTTCAGTTAGCAGATACGTGTGTAAATGTAACACGGGTGTGTGTGTAGCCATTTCAGATGGCGAGATTGCTGATGTAAAAACACTTCGGTTATACAGAGCAGAGAGATGTAAACCGTATCTCAAACGCAATATATTTCACTGATTACGCATTATGACTTTCGCTAAAGATGTAGAAGTGACAGGTCCTTGGATGACTAAGTAACGTATTAATACATAAACCAACAATTTGATAATATTCAATGTCTGAAAGGGACTGGCCACTAGCCACTACTGTCACCAACCACACATGCAACACTTGGTGCATAATGGAAGTGAGTGCAAATCCAAAATCAGAATTGAAAGGTAGTCCTAGGAAATATCCAAGAATATAGGATGTCTAGAAGGCGAATCCAATAATCATATAGACACATGccaacaaaaaacaaatcatgcGGCACTAATATATAAAATATAGCATCACTTGTTGCAAAATAAAGCCCACAGAAAgtatggatggatggatagcCAACTCAAAATTTCAGATATCCTGACAAAAATGAAGACAGTGATTCATCGACATCCCATTCAGCAGAATGAACCGTGCTGACTTCAGAGTTAGAAGTAACTGACTAGTATCTTGTTTTCTTATATAAGAGTTTACAATAATACAACCACAGAGATCAGCACTAACATTAATGATTTTGTTAACATCCAGCGGCATATCATGTGTGCCATACAAACAACACATGCATTCATACATAACTTACAACACCAGGGCACATTggtacagactacagagcTCGGTTAATTTTgaacataaaaagaaaaaaagaggcaaAGCTTATTTTGCCGGAACTCGTCTAAATGCAGTTTTTGTGCTGAAGAGGATCACGCCTGAGCCCTTGTCGGGGGATTTGCCTGGAAAGCTGATTGCCTATTTTGACCTCCTACCAACTTTAGTGAAAGAGAAGTAGATACTGTCTCTTGCTTGGGATCCCCTATGCTTAGCTTCGACAAGCCAACCAGCTCATCAACATTGATTGGATTCTTTGAATGAATCGGAACGGGCCTGACAATCTCATGTGTTCCTTGTCGAAGATCATCCCCATCGTTCTGACTTTGCCAAAAAGGAACTGAGAATTGCAAGAATGGTGAGAAATAAGCTGGAACCAATACTGGATAGCTTGACTGCAAATTCTCTGGCATGATAGCAGAGGCTGAAGAACTCTCTGCAATGGCAGAAGTATCTGATTCCATGGATtctacctcctcctcctccatgggTGGAGGTAGTGGTGGTTGATTTAACAATTGGGCCTCTGGTTCATGATTCCCAGGAAGTGGTGGCAGGTCGGACTGCAAAACAAATAAGGTCCAGTTCAGTTCTAAATTGTATAAAAACTGCAGAGCAATATCTTCCTGATGAAATGCAAGAAGATATAGGGACGTAGGGTCCACAACTGTTCGTGCAACAAATAAACTGCACCATTTATTCGAAAAGATAGCATAAGGAACTAAGGAAGCATGTCATACTACAAAAAAACAGAACCAGACAAATTTATTGCATACGAGCGTAATAACCAATGATAAGATCGAGCAAGCTACCTCATCAggcaccaagtcaaaaaggcTAGACCTTCTCTTCCTTCTGCTCATATTGGCTTGGCGTATAAAATATTTCTGCGCATGACTTGCTACTTGAGTAGGAGTTCTTGAAACCACAAAATTACGAGAAATTCCTCGCCAATCCCCCTTTCCAAGCTTTTGCAATCCAAGCAAAAACCTCCTGTGTTCTTCTTCAGTCCAAGGAACCCCTGTAAAAGAGCCATCTTAATCAGGAACATGGCACACCAAATGTAGCCCACAGCCATGCAGGTACGCATTAACATCTGAAGCTACAAGCAGCTGATGGACAAAAACTGATAACCTTATCAATAGAAGTATGGGAAAAGTACAAAATAATATTATTACACTAAATGAAACAATCCAAGGAGCATACCATCACCAAACTGAAGTTATCACAAAAAAGCAACTCTGGAAGCACGTGAAGCTACAAGAAGCTATCGGATACAAACTGATGACTCCCACCATATCAGTAAGTACTAAAAAAATTGGTAGCACTGCTATTTTCTTAAACGAAAGACTACGAGGAGCTTACCACCACCAGAGGGAAGAGAAACAAGTTTCCCGGGAAAGAACATGCCCAGAGAGGCGAATGCGCTCTTACAATCTGATCATTTCATTTGGGATTTCAAGATAGATGAAACTAAAAAAGGCCTACAAAATGCATCAAATTTTATTCCTCTCGTTTAACGAGGGATAGAAGGTCAAGAAGGCAACACCATCAAATCGCATTCCAAGCTTCCAGCTCAGAGAGAAACGGAGAAACAAAGTATGTTGGTTATAACACCAAACTTGCCAGCACACTGCATAATATGTTTTGCTTTGAAGAATTTCCAGTGGCTGCATGACTTGAACATCAGAAGTCAAACCTCAGATCATCAAGGTTAAGCAGATGATGAGACCAATCACTGGCCATTCACCTACTGGTGAGATATCATAAGAAACTAGTAGCAATAAAAATCAATGGAGAAGTCAAGCTTTGGGTACCATCAATCCTCAATAACCAATCATTCTTTCTCATGGAAATCTCAAAAACCCTGGTACTAATCGACTACTCTCACTGCTTGGAACAATGCATAACCTTCATTCTAACCCGGATCAAGAGCTGAGCCTCTAAAAGCAAATAAAATCAGCAAATCGTGATCCAAGCAAAGGACCTCCGCAATCTATACATCATCCTTGTACCAGGGTTTTGCGACAAAGAACAATCCTTGTACCAGGGAGCAATAAAACTCTTCCTTtatctaaaaatatatattattttaatCATTGGAATTGATTATGAGCTCAAGTACCAAGTTATCCAAGTCCACAGTGGTGCTACAGATTAGTACTACCACCGAAGCTATTCCAAAGTGGATTTTTTTGTAACCAATCGTACCATCTGAATCGAAAACTACACATCACAAGAGAAGAAGTACAATAAcacaggggggggggggggggggggagctgAGAGAGGATCTACTACGTGAGGCGTCGCATCAGCTGAGGGACGGTACAAGAAAGTAGACGGATAGCGGGGGTGCAGGAGAGATGAGATAGAGGGATGAGTGAGCAGGTCACCTTTCTTGCGCTCGCGGTTGGCGGAGGACGAGCCCTGCACGAAGTCGTCGGAGGCGTAGCCGTCGGCGTGGGAGTGGGCGTCGTGGGCGggggacgcgccgccgccgctgctggatccggcggcgagcagggagAGGTTCCCCATGCTGGCGCTCTTGCGGATGGCGGAGCCATCGGTGAGTCGCACCCCGAAGATCTTGACCCCGCGGTTGGGGCACGTCCGGGAGTTGTGCCCGTTGTGGCTGCAGTGCGAGCACCGCCTCGTCATCCCGCCCCCCGCGGCACGTCGCTGGCCGTCCTCCAGTGCTTCTTCTGGATTGCGCGCGCCGGAGTGAGGAGAAGGGAGGGAGGGACtaggaaggaaggaggagagccgggaggaggaagcgaaGTGTGGTGATGAGGGGAGAGGGCCGGGAGGGAGGGGATTGACTGTGGAGTGGTGA includes:
- the LOC100829609 gene encoding transcription factor MYBS3 codes for the protein MTRRCSHCSHNGHNSRTCPNRGVKIFGVRLTDGSAIRKSASMGNLSLLAAGSSSGGGASPAHDAHSHADGYASDDFVQGSSSANRERKKGVPWTEEEHRRFLLGLQKLGKGDWRGISRNFVVSRTPTQVASHAQKYFIRQANMSRRKRRSSLFDLVPDESDLPPLPGNHEPEAQLLNQPPLPPPMEEEEVESMESDTSAIAESSSASAIMPENLQSSYPVLVPAYFSPFLQFSVPFWQSQNDGDDLRQGTHEIVRPVPIHSKNPINVDELVGLSKLSIGDPKQETVSTSLSLKLVGGQNRQSAFQANPPTRAQA
- the LOC100822458 gene encoding hexose carrier protein HEX6 isoform X1, encoding MPIGAFVENGSGGGGGGYSGRVTPFVVLTCVVAGSGGILFGYDLGISGGLTSMDSFLKRFFPKVYHQKQDRKVSHYCQFDSELLTVFTSSLYIAGLVATLLASYVTRRYGRRASMLIGGTVFIAGSVFGGAAVNVPMLLLNRILLGIGLGFTNQSIPLYLSEMAPPQYRGAINNGFELSISIGILIANILNYCVVKITAGWGWRISLSMAAVPAAFLTIGAIFLPDTPSFIIQHDGNTDKARALLQKMRGTTSVQNELDDLISASNLSRTTRYPFRNIFKRKYRPQLAIVLLIPFFNQLTGINVMNFYAPVMFRTIGFHESASLLSSVVTRLCATFANIGAMIVVDRFGRRKLFIVGGVQMILSQLAVGAILAAEFKDYGLMDKSYAYLVLVTMCVFVAGFAWSWGPLTFLVPTEICSLEIRSAAQSIVVAVVFLMTFVIGQTFLAVLCRIKSGTFFVFAAWICLMTLLVYLFLPETKKLPMEQMEQLWRKHWFWKKIVAEEDDKEGVENEKKQAGSVAA